The Williamsia sp. DF01-3 genome has a window encoding:
- a CDS encoding wax ester/triacylglycerol synthase family O-acyltransferase has product MPLMPITESMFLLAETREHPMHVGGLQLFVPPDGEAEDFGEFVYETFCKQTDVARLFRKRPASPVNVMGTLRWTHDKELDFDYHVRRAVLPRPGRIRELLKYVSAQHGGLMDRHRPMWEVHVIEGLADGRLALYTKVHHSLVDGVSALRLLERALSPDPEARDCKVPWDPALFRRPKKDGGSRGGLNPLHLVSDGVKLAGDIASLAPAGLRIGMHGLRDPNLVLPTGAPKTMLNVPIGGARRFAAQQWPKTRIRSVAKILEISTNDVIIAMCAGALRSYLLDRNALPSAPLIAMVPVSMREAGADYSEGNAVTTMLCNLGTNEADPARRLAVVTGSTRQGKRMIKDLTPMQALGFGGVTMAPLLFSTVPGFVRYTPPPFNIVISNVPGSSRRLYWNGARLDGVYPVSIALDGQALNITVTMTAGKVNFGLIGARSSIPHLQRLLVHLENALTELEKLGG; this is encoded by the coding sequence ATGCCTTTGATGCCGATCACCGAATCGATGTTCCTGCTGGCCGAAACGCGTGAGCATCCGATGCATGTCGGCGGACTGCAGCTGTTTGTACCGCCAGACGGAGAGGCCGAGGATTTCGGCGAGTTCGTCTACGAAACCTTCTGCAAGCAGACCGATGTGGCGCGGCTGTTCCGCAAACGACCCGCTTCGCCCGTGAACGTGATGGGCACCCTGCGGTGGACTCATGACAAAGAGCTCGACTTCGACTACCACGTGAGACGTGCGGTGCTGCCGCGTCCCGGCCGTATCCGTGAACTGCTCAAATATGTGTCTGCACAACACGGCGGGCTGATGGACCGCCATCGGCCGATGTGGGAGGTCCACGTCATCGAAGGGCTCGCCGATGGTCGGCTCGCCCTCTACACCAAGGTGCATCACTCTCTCGTCGACGGGGTTTCGGCACTACGCCTACTTGAACGAGCACTGAGTCCTGATCCCGAGGCCCGTGACTGCAAAGTGCCGTGGGACCCGGCCCTGTTCCGTCGGCCGAAGAAGGACGGCGGATCCCGCGGCGGGCTGAACCCACTGCATCTGGTGTCCGACGGCGTGAAGCTCGCCGGTGACATCGCGAGTCTGGCCCCGGCGGGTCTGCGGATCGGCATGCACGGTCTGCGCGATCCGAACCTGGTGTTGCCGACCGGTGCACCCAAGACGATGCTGAACGTGCCGATCGGAGGGGCCCGACGATTTGCTGCCCAGCAGTGGCCGAAGACCCGGATACGTTCGGTGGCAAAGATTCTCGAGATCTCCACCAACGACGTCATCATCGCGATGTGTGCGGGCGCCTTGCGGTCGTACCTCCTCGACCGGAACGCGCTGCCGAGCGCGCCCCTGATCGCGATGGTTCCGGTGTCGATGCGCGAGGCCGGTGCGGACTACTCGGAAGGCAACGCCGTCACCACGATGCTCTGCAACCTCGGCACCAACGAGGCCGATCCGGCACGTCGGCTGGCCGTGGTGACGGGATCGACGCGTCAGGGCAAACGGATGATCAAGGACCTGACGCCGATGCAGGCGCTGGGGTTTGGTGGTGTGACCATGGCGCCGCTGTTGTTCTCCACCGTTCCCGGCTTCGTCCGTTACACACCACCGCCGTTCAACATCGTCATCTCCAACGTGCCGGGGTCGTCGCGGCGGTTGTACTGGAACGGGGCCCGTCTGGACGGGGTGTATCCGGTATCGATCGCGTTGGACGGGCAGGCCCTGAACATCACCGTCACCATGACGGCAGGGAAGGTGAACTTCGGACTGATCGGAGCTCGCAGTTCCATTCCCCACCTACAGAGACTGCTGGTCCATCTCGAGAACGCGCTGACCGAACTGGAGAAGCTCGGTGGCTGA
- a CDS encoding SRPBCC family protein has product MAVSGSKSIDIDATPAQILDAIADVESMPSWSSIHKSVEVIDRHPDGRPKRVKMKASLLGISDDQVLDYTWSDTGVTWDLVESSQQKAQHAEYRLTETDKGTHVEFEMMLDPKAPVPGFIIKRGQKTILEMATKGLRDQVKS; this is encoded by the coding sequence ATGGCAGTTAGCGGAAGCAAGAGCATTGACATCGACGCGACACCGGCACAAATTCTGGATGCGATCGCCGACGTGGAATCGATGCCGTCCTGGTCATCGATCCACAAGAGCGTGGAGGTCATCGACCGGCATCCCGACGGGCGGCCCAAGCGGGTCAAGATGAAGGCGTCGCTCCTCGGCATCTCCGACGACCAGGTCCTCGACTACACCTGGTCGGACACAGGAGTCACGTGGGATCTCGTCGAGAGTTCGCAGCAGAAGGCACAGCACGCCGAATACCGGCTGACCGAGACCGACAAGGGCACCCACGTCGAGTTCGAGATGATGCTCGACCCGAAGGCGCCGGTCCCCGGCTTCATCATCAAGCGTGGTCAGAAGACAATTCTCGAAATGGCCACCAAGGGATTGCGCGACCAGGTCAAGAGCTGA
- a CDS encoding lipase family protein, translated as MEQAIPTRGRPVLCATGRLDALPEGTLLRSREIRLALLGIIPQKAKAWQLLYRSSDLHRNAEVAVTTVLLPAEADPAEPRPLLAYQCAIDAVSAKCFPSYVFQQGAWSPGSVPPFEMFIIANALQRGWAVSIADHEGMNGYFGAPREPGYRVLDGVRAAMTFAPLGLDASTPVGVWGYSGGGMASSWVAEMAPEYAPEINIVGAALGAPVGDPGETYIRLNSTLYAGLPALVVAGLRHVYPGLEQVIEAHVDDEGRNRLDMIESMSTVEAVIRFAKDDFDNYTKIPLADVLGKPELLELFDDIRLGDRIPDCPLLVLHPVHDQIIAVEDIDGQVERYEKGGAHVTYVRDRLSEHLSLMVLSAPVVLDWLSDRFDNAPLPESARSTVWSTAFRIASLSGFLGVGRAAAKALLSRRL; from the coding sequence GTGGAGCAGGCCATCCCTACCCGGGGACGACCCGTTCTATGTGCCACCGGCCGGCTCGATGCCCTCCCCGAAGGCACGCTGCTTCGAAGTCGGGAGATCCGGTTGGCGTTGCTCGGGATCATCCCGCAGAAAGCCAAGGCATGGCAGTTGCTCTACCGGAGCAGCGATCTGCACCGGAACGCCGAGGTCGCGGTGACGACGGTGCTGTTGCCGGCCGAGGCGGACCCGGCCGAACCCCGGCCGTTGCTTGCGTACCAGTGCGCCATCGATGCGGTGTCGGCGAAGTGTTTTCCGTCTTATGTCTTCCAGCAGGGCGCGTGGTCGCCAGGGAGTGTTCCGCCCTTCGAGATGTTCATCATCGCCAATGCGCTGCAACGTGGTTGGGCCGTGAGCATCGCCGATCACGAGGGGATGAACGGCTACTTCGGCGCCCCTCGGGAACCCGGTTATCGCGTACTCGACGGCGTTCGTGCCGCGATGACGTTTGCTCCGCTGGGTCTGGACGCGTCGACACCTGTTGGGGTGTGGGGATATTCGGGCGGCGGCATGGCGTCATCGTGGGTCGCGGAGATGGCGCCGGAGTACGCGCCGGAGATCAACATCGTCGGTGCAGCACTCGGTGCGCCCGTCGGAGATCCCGGTGAGACGTACATCCGTCTCAACAGCACCTTGTACGCAGGTCTGCCCGCTCTTGTGGTCGCCGGTCTGCGACACGTCTACCCGGGCCTGGAGCAGGTGATCGAGGCCCACGTCGACGACGAGGGCCGCAACCGGCTGGACATGATCGAGTCGATGTCGACGGTGGAAGCCGTGATCCGTTTTGCCAAGGACGATTTCGACAACTACACCAAGATTCCGCTCGCCGATGTGCTAGGCAAACCCGAACTCCTCGAACTGTTCGACGACATCAGACTCGGTGACCGCATCCCGGACTGTCCGCTGCTGGTATTGCATCCCGTGCACGACCAGATCATCGCCGTGGAGGACATCGACGGCCAGGTTGAGCGGTACGAAAAGGGCGGAGCGCACGTCACCTACGTGCGCGACCGCCTCAGTGAACACCTTTCGTTGATGGTGCTGTCAGCACCCGTGGTGCTCGACTGGTTGTCGGATCGGTTCGACAACGCGCCACTTCCGGAGTCGGCCCGCAGTACGGTGTGGTCGACTGCTTTCCGGATAGCGTCGCTGTCCGGATTCCTCGGCGTCGGTAGGGCGGCGGCGAAAGCGCTTCTCTCCCGCCGCCTTTGA
- a CDS encoding GlsB/YeaQ/YmgE family stress response membrane protein produces MSTTAAAVEILAERSTTTTSVGIIGYIIIGGLAGWIASKFMGTDKQMGILLNIVVGVLGAFLGGFLLSFAFDTASGGWFFTFLTALLGAVILLAIVKAVTKRR; encoded by the coding sequence GTGAGTACTACTGCTGCGGCTGTTGAAATCCTGGCGGAACGCTCCACCACCACCACATCGGTGGGCATCATCGGCTACATCATCATCGGCGGCCTCGCCGGTTGGATTGCCAGCAAGTTCATGGGCACCGACAAGCAGATGGGCATTTTGCTCAACATCGTGGTTGGCGTGCTCGGCGCGTTCCTCGGTGGCTTCCTGCTCAGCTTCGCCTTCGACACGGCCAGCGGTGGTTGGTTCTTCACCTTCCTGACGGCACTGCTCGGAGCAGTTATCCTGCTCGCGATCGTCAAGGCAGTCACCAAACGCCGTTAG
- a CDS encoding YihY/virulence factor BrkB family protein: MSKQREDVRDDPESPDPEDPRKPESPTQLTKHSFMFVLRKTLREFSRDQCTDIAAALTYYSVLSLFPALLALVSLLGVFGQGQKTTDAVLKMVDDLGPSSAVDTLRGPVEQLVAAPSAGFALVLGLVGALWSASGYVGAFGRAMNRMYEIDEGRPIWKLRPIMLLVTLIALIMAAAVAFMLAVSGPVAKSIGDAIGLGDSALTIWNIARWPVVLIFVILVVAILYWATPNVKQPKFRWVSAGAILAIVTWIVASALFALYVANFSNYNKTYGALAGVIVFLLWLWLTNLALLFGAEFDSELERGRQLQAGLPAEERLQLPPRDTKASDKNEATDQKFVERGRALRESQGQTMTPDK; encoded by the coding sequence ATGAGCAAGCAGCGCGAGGATGTACGGGACGACCCGGAGTCACCCGATCCGGAGGACCCGCGGAAGCCCGAATCCCCGACTCAGCTGACCAAGCACTCCTTCATGTTCGTGCTCCGGAAGACGCTGCGGGAGTTCTCTCGCGATCAGTGCACCGACATCGCGGCAGCACTCACGTACTACTCGGTGCTGTCGCTGTTTCCCGCGCTGCTTGCCCTGGTGTCGCTGCTCGGCGTCTTCGGGCAAGGCCAGAAGACCACTGACGCGGTATTGAAGATGGTCGATGACCTCGGCCCCTCGTCCGCGGTCGACACCCTGCGTGGACCTGTCGAGCAACTCGTTGCCGCACCCAGCGCCGGGTTCGCCCTGGTGCTCGGTCTTGTTGGCGCCCTGTGGTCGGCGTCCGGTTACGTCGGGGCCTTCGGCCGGGCGATGAATCGGATGTACGAGATCGACGAAGGGCGTCCGATCTGGAAGTTGCGTCCGATCATGCTGCTCGTCACTCTGATCGCGCTCATCATGGCCGCAGCGGTTGCCTTCATGCTTGCTGTGAGCGGTCCGGTTGCGAAGTCCATCGGTGACGCCATCGGCCTGGGCGACTCGGCTCTGACCATCTGGAACATCGCACGGTGGCCCGTGGTCTTGATCTTCGTGATCTTGGTTGTCGCGATCCTCTACTGGGCTACCCCGAACGTGAAACAGCCGAAGTTCCGCTGGGTGAGCGCCGGTGCCATCCTCGCCATCGTCACCTGGATCGTCGCCTCGGCTCTGTTCGCTCTGTACGTCGCGAACTTCAGCAACTACAACAAGACCTATGGTGCCCTCGCCGGTGTCATCGTGTTCTTGCTGTGGCTCTGGCTCACCAACCTCGCATTGTTGTTCGGTGCCGAGTTCGACTCCGAGCTCGAGCGCGGTCGCCAGCTCCAGGCAGGGCTGCCGGCCGAAGAGCGCCTGCAACTCCCGCCGCGTGACACCAAGGCGTCGGACAAGAACGAAGCAACCGATCAGAAGTTCGTCGAGAGAGGTCGGGCCCTACGCGAATCCCAGGGCCAGACGATGACGCCTGACAAGTAG
- a CDS encoding SRPBCC family protein — MAGVNVSVTSELEPAAAWNMASDLSRFDEWMTIFAGWKSPLPAQIEEGTEVSSLIKVKGFRNTIHWTVTRYDEPRLLELSGKGRGGVRIEIALKVTPEGNGSIFDLDATLSGSVLNGPVGNIVAKVIDSDVRNSVENLVALR, encoded by the coding sequence ATGGCTGGTGTGAATGTGTCCGTCACGTCGGAGCTCGAACCTGCTGCGGCCTGGAACATGGCGTCGGATCTGAGTCGCTTCGACGAGTGGATGACGATCTTCGCGGGATGGAAGAGTCCGTTGCCCGCGCAGATCGAAGAGGGCACCGAGGTGTCGTCGCTGATCAAGGTGAAGGGTTTCCGCAACACGATCCACTGGACCGTGACGCGCTACGACGAGCCCCGCCTGCTCGAGTTGTCGGGCAAAGGTCGCGGCGGTGTGCGGATCGAGATCGCGCTGAAGGTCACGCCGGAAGGAAACGGCTCGATCTTCGACCTCGATGCCACCCTCAGTGGCAGCGTCTTGAACGGCCCTGTCGGTAACATCGTCGCGAAGGTCATCGACTCCGACGTCCGCAACTCCGTTGAGAATCTGGTCGCTCTGCGCTGA
- a CDS encoding CPBP family intramembrane glutamic endopeptidase, which produces MITLPEKVQFLIGTMEDDSNDPPETRAQMLRRRIVVVVTLLVGSVLLSISLSIDPGDSSFYPMTFALAAVWAIGAVLSGPLHLGAFPPPRGGPVRAGAIGVAVGLALGAVFVVGALVVREIPPIADFVSDVLDHADQGTFSLILATALVNGVAEEMFFRGAVYSALKGHAPVIFSTLIYIVATLASGNPMLGFAAILLGAVSALERRATGGIVASMGTHISWTIIMVFALPPLF; this is translated from the coding sequence ATGATCACACTGCCCGAGAAGGTCCAGTTCCTCATCGGCACGATGGAGGACGACTCCAACGACCCGCCCGAGACACGCGCCCAGATGTTGCGCCGCAGGATCGTCGTGGTGGTCACGTTGCTCGTGGGCAGCGTGCTGCTGAGCATCTCGTTGTCGATCGATCCCGGTGACTCGTCGTTCTACCCGATGACCTTCGCCCTTGCGGCGGTCTGGGCCATCGGCGCGGTGCTGTCCGGGCCGCTACACCTCGGAGCATTTCCGCCGCCGCGCGGCGGACCCGTGCGTGCCGGCGCGATCGGTGTCGCTGTGGGGCTGGCGCTGGGTGCGGTGTTTGTTGTCGGGGCGTTGGTGGTCCGGGAGATTCCACCCATCGCCGATTTCGTCTCCGATGTGCTCGACCACGCCGACCAAGGCACTTTCTCCCTGATTCTCGCCACCGCCCTCGTCAACGGGGTGGCAGAGGAGATGTTCTTCCGAGGCGCGGTGTACTCGGCTCTCAAAGGCCATGCGCCCGTCATCTTCTCCACGCTCATCTACATCGTCGCCACCCTTGCCAGCGGCAACCCGATGCTTGGCTTCGCGGCCATTCTGCTCGGAGCGGTGAGCGCGCTCGAACGTCGTGCCACGGGCGGCATCGTCGCATCGATGGGTACGCACATCTCGTGGACGATCATCATGGTCTTCGCTCTGCCTCCGCTGTTCTGA
- a CDS encoding NAD(P)H-binding protein, translating into MRVLVLGATGYIGSRLVPALLSKGHEVVAASRNRSSLERFGWFDRVKTIEFDALDAESVRNGISSGGDIDVIYYLVHGIGQPNFRDDDRRAADNVAAAARDADVGRIVYLGGFVPDDAELSEHLESRAEVGTALSVDGGADLVWLRAAVVIGAGSTSFEMVRYMADRLAVIPLPAWMDNPMDPISVRDAVHYLAAAATDSVPPGDYDISGPERSSYNSLLFAYLREIGQPRVGVLLPSIDVRLAGFVSGFIVPVPSGLASDLVRSLDYPMKASEHSIRDHVPDPPGGLLTIRDAVRRSAESPLPKPVDKLRDIHHLADTDPDWAGGDLMRVKIGVRDRLGPAWNLLTGVVGAVTGRPK; encoded by the coding sequence ATGCGGGTTCTTGTTCTGGGAGCGACCGGTTACATCGGGTCTCGATTGGTCCCAGCTCTGTTGTCGAAGGGACACGAGGTTGTTGCCGCATCGCGTAACCGCAGCAGTCTCGAGCGCTTCGGGTGGTTCGACCGGGTGAAGACCATCGAGTTCGACGCCCTCGACGCGGAGTCGGTCCGCAACGGCATCAGCTCGGGCGGCGACATCGACGTCATCTACTACCTCGTCCACGGCATCGGACAACCCAATTTCCGCGACGACGACCGTCGGGCCGCGGACAACGTGGCCGCCGCAGCGCGCGACGCGGACGTCGGACGCATCGTCTACCTCGGAGGCTTTGTCCCCGACGACGCCGAACTCTCCGAACATCTCGAGAGCCGGGCCGAGGTCGGAACCGCACTGTCGGTCGACGGAGGAGCGGACCTGGTGTGGTTACGCGCCGCCGTGGTGATCGGCGCCGGATCCACATCGTTCGAGATGGTGCGCTACATGGCCGACCGCCTGGCCGTGATCCCGCTGCCGGCGTGGATGGACAATCCGATGGATCCGATTTCGGTGCGCGACGCCGTGCACTATCTTGCTGCGGCCGCCACCGACTCGGTGCCTCCGGGTGACTACGACATCAGCGGGCCGGAGCGGTCGTCGTACAACTCGCTGCTGTTCGCCTACCTACGGGAGATCGGTCAGCCCAGGGTCGGTGTGCTGCTCCCGAGCATCGACGTGCGACTGGCCGGTTTTGTCAGCGGTTTCATCGTCCCGGTGCCCAGCGGGCTCGCGTCCGATCTGGTGAGATCACTTGACTACCCGATGAAGGCGTCAGAACATTCGATCCGAGACCACGTCCCCGATCCGCCGGGAGGATTGTTGACCATCCGGGATGCAGTTCGCAGATCCGCCGAGAGTCCACTTCCGAAGCCGGTCGACAAACTTCGCGACATCCATCATCTGGCCGATACTGACCCCGACTGGGCCGGCGGCGACCTGATGCGGGTGAAGATCGGGGTACGAGACCGCCTCGGTCCGGCGTGGAACCTCCTGACCGGGGTCGTCGGCGCGGTGACAGGGCGGCCCAAATGA
- a CDS encoding ABATE domain-containing protein has protein sequence MDDTLQRKWPWLGDHLALDVANTVRVEDGRRVELLTTPADLAGWLDVEPAPMPRPDVVDEHCLERFRSVRDAALLILHSAASGESLPADAVDDINNAVQAASVHRLLTANAREAEHVVAQTDSTIALTGHAAAAVVDLIARDDLANLAVCHAPACGQFFHRARPNQRWCSPGCGNRARVDRHRHRRNNPR, from the coding sequence ATGGATGACACGCTGCAGCGGAAGTGGCCATGGCTCGGGGATCACCTGGCCCTCGACGTGGCCAACACCGTCCGCGTCGAGGACGGCCGGCGAGTCGAGCTGCTCACGACGCCGGCCGACCTTGCCGGGTGGCTCGACGTGGAGCCCGCACCGATGCCCCGACCCGACGTCGTCGACGAACACTGCCTGGAACGGTTCCGTTCTGTTCGCGACGCCGCCCTGCTCATCCTGCACAGCGCCGCGTCCGGTGAGTCCCTGCCGGCCGATGCCGTGGACGACATCAACAACGCGGTGCAGGCAGCATCCGTTCACCGATTGCTCACCGCAAACGCACGCGAAGCAGAACATGTTGTGGCGCAAACCGATTCGACGATCGCGCTGACGGGCCACGCGGCCGCCGCCGTGGTCGACCTCATCGCGCGCGACGACCTCGCCAACCTCGCGGTCTGTCATGCGCCCGCCTGCGGTCAGTTCTTTCACCGGGCGCGGCCCAACCAACGCTGGTGCAGTCCCGGATGCGGCAATCGGGCGCGGGTCGATCGGCACCGTCATCGCCGCAACAACCCACGGTGA
- a CDS encoding LysE family translocator, whose product MTIDWLGYFAVLTVAYVVPGPDFLLILRWSTENRRDGLLALAGAQTGLSVHIVLAVTGVSFLVARAPAALTIIQILGAIYLCYLGVGLIVRRNSRDHESAAPATAFRNALGTNLLNPKAIVFVTGVLPQFATGTASLPLELAILGLVDVVFGIVVYVGVVMAGRRLSGPLRRDVVRRRWNCANGALLIMLGIGLGVANP is encoded by the coding sequence GTGACGATCGACTGGCTGGGTTATTTCGCGGTACTGACTGTCGCCTACGTGGTGCCAGGGCCCGACTTCCTACTGATCCTGCGGTGGTCCACAGAGAACCGCCGCGACGGACTGCTCGCACTCGCCGGAGCTCAGACGGGTCTATCCGTACACATCGTCCTCGCGGTGACCGGGGTCAGCTTTCTTGTCGCGCGTGCACCCGCGGCACTCACCATCATCCAGATACTCGGTGCCATCTACCTGTGCTATCTCGGAGTCGGTCTGATCGTTCGCCGCAACTCGCGCGACCACGAGTCGGCGGCACCGGCGACGGCGTTTCGCAATGCCCTTGGGACCAATTTGCTCAATCCGAAAGCGATCGTCTTCGTCACCGGTGTGCTGCCCCAATTCGCCACCGGGACGGCATCACTGCCACTTGAACTCGCCATTCTGGGGCTGGTCGACGTCGTCTTCGGAATCGTCGTCTATGTGGGGGTCGTGATGGCCGGAAGGCGTCTGTCGGGGCCCTTGCGGCGCGACGTGGTCCGGCGGCGTTGGAATTGCGCGAACGGCGCGCTCCTGATCATGCTCGGTATAGGACTCGGTGTCGCCAACCCCTGA
- a CDS encoding SHOCT domain-containing protein — protein MWDSFWDFIWYTVVIFAFIAYLMILFNVLADLFRDHKTSGLVKAVWIIFLILLPYITVFVYLIARGRGMAERAAASHEAARKQADDYIRQAAGTSPADQIAQAKALLADGTIDQNEFEQLKTKALSS, from the coding sequence ATGTGGGATTCATTCTGGGACTTCATCTGGTACACCGTGGTGATTTTCGCGTTCATCGCGTATCTGATGATTCTCTTCAACGTTCTCGCGGATTTGTTCCGTGATCACAAAACATCTGGATTGGTCAAAGCCGTCTGGATCATCTTCTTGATCCTGCTGCCGTACATCACCGTGTTCGTCTACTTGATCGCTCGTGGTCGGGGAATGGCAGAACGCGCAGCAGCGTCGCATGAAGCTGCCAGGAAGCAGGCGGACGACTACATCAGGCAGGCGGCGGGTACGTCACCGGCAGATCAGATCGCCCAGGCCAAGGCGCTTCTGGCTGATGGCACCATCGACCAGAACGAGTTCGAGCAGCTGAAGACCAAAGCGCTCAGTTCGTAA
- a CDS encoding LLM class flavin-dependent oxidoreductase, whose product MTRKIRFNAFDMNCVAHQSPGMWRHPDDRSWDYNTLDYWVDLAKALEGGGFDGLFIADVLGTYDVYAGTDEAAIRQGAQIPVADPLLLVSAMAHATEHLGFGITAGTGFEHPYPFARRLSTLDHLTRGRIGWNVVTGYLPAAARNMGEVDQLEHDARYDHADEYLTVLYKLWEGSWERDAVRRDKEHGVFADPAKVHHIGHRGTHFNVPGIHLHEPSPQGSPVIYQAGASPRGVKFAAENAEAIFVGAPTKDILRTLVENIRGQLVAAGRDAYDARIYTLLTIITDETEEAAQAKAAEYRRYASDEGALVFMSGWMGIDLSQYDLDEPIGNVHSNAIQSAVAAFSQASDTGKEWTIRDIAAWGGIGGMGPLLVGSGESIADQLLEWANYTDVDGFNLAYAVTPGTFTDVIEHVVPALEARGAYDREYVPGTLRHKLFGKGDLLPDHHRGASFRVGGVNSTVDDSLRFGAVAPA is encoded by the coding sequence ATGACCCGCAAGATCCGGTTCAACGCGTTCGACATGAACTGCGTAGCCCATCAATCGCCAGGTATGTGGCGTCATCCCGACGACCGGTCGTGGGACTACAACACCCTCGACTACTGGGTTGATCTGGCGAAGGCGCTCGAGGGTGGCGGTTTCGACGGGCTGTTCATCGCCGACGTCCTGGGCACCTACGACGTGTACGCCGGCACCGACGAGGCGGCGATTCGCCAGGGCGCCCAGATCCCGGTGGCCGATCCGCTGTTGCTCGTCTCGGCGATGGCCCACGCCACCGAACATCTCGGGTTCGGGATCACGGCGGGCACCGGGTTCGAGCATCCGTACCCGTTCGCCCGTCGGCTGTCGACGCTCGATCATCTGACGCGTGGCCGGATCGGGTGGAATGTCGTCACCGGGTACCTGCCCGCCGCGGCTCGCAACATGGGGGAGGTCGACCAACTCGAACACGACGCCCGCTACGACCACGCCGACGAATACCTCACCGTGCTCTACAAACTGTGGGAAGGCTCGTGGGAGCGGGACGCGGTGCGCCGCGACAAGGAGCACGGTGTGTTCGCCGACCCGGCGAAGGTCCACCACATCGGCCACCGTGGAACGCATTTCAACGTTCCCGGTATCCACCTCCACGAGCCGTCGCCGCAGGGTTCACCGGTCATTTATCAGGCAGGCGCATCTCCCCGCGGGGTCAAGTTCGCAGCAGAGAACGCCGAGGCCATCTTCGTCGGGGCGCCCACCAAGGACATCTTGCGGACCCTCGTGGAGAACATCCGCGGACAGCTGGTGGCGGCAGGTCGCGATGCCTACGACGCCAGGATCTACACACTCCTGACGATCATCACCGACGAGACCGAGGAAGCAGCCCAGGCCAAGGCCGCGGAGTACCGGCGCTACGCCAGCGACGAGGGCGCCTTGGTGTTCATGTCGGGCTGGATGGGCATCGACCTGTCGCAGTACGACCTCGACGAGCCGATCGGGAACGTGCACAGCAACGCCATCCAGTCGGCGGTGGCCGCGTTCAGCCAGGCGTCCGACACCGGCAAGGAGTGGACCATCCGCGACATCGCGGCGTGGGGCGGCATCGGCGGGATGGGCCCGCTGCTGGTCGGGTCGGGCGAGAGCATCGCCGATCAGTTGCTCGAGTGGGCAAACTACACCGATGTCGACGGATTCAATCTGGCCTATGCGGTCACCCCCGGAACGTTCACCGACGTCATCGAGCACGTGGTCCCTGCACTGGAGGCACGTGGGGCCTACGACCGCGAGTACGTGCCGGGCACGTTGCGGCACAAGCTGTTCGGCAAGGGAGATCTGCTTCCGGACCATCACCGAGGTGCGAGCTTCCGGGTGGGTGGCGTCAACTCCACGGTGGACGACTCTCTGCGTTTCGGAGCTGTCGCACCTGCCTGA